GCTTTTAAAACACCATTGCCAAGGCCACCTGTTACACCAGTAATTAAATAAGTCATCTGTTAGTCTCCTTTTATTAGTTGTAACTTTTTTAGTTACTTCTTATCTACATGATAGCAAAGGTATATCGTCCTGTCAACAATTATGAATTTGATGAGTAAAAAAATCTAGCACACGATACGTTGACGTGTACTAGATTAGGCTTGATCTATTATTTTTTCCTTGGCATTGACAAGTAGGTCTGCGACTGTCTTATTTTTAAGGTAGGTCTCGAGTGCAAGTTGCGCTTGTAGCAGATCATCATCTAGTAAGCTATGAATCGTTTTACCAACTGGGCAAGCCGGATTTGGCTGTTCATGAAACTTGAAAAGACCAACTTCTGAAACGACTGCTACTGCTTCATAGACATCTAAATAGGTAATGGTTTTAGGATCTCTTGAAATGCTTGCACCTCCGCTACCACGTTTAACTGTGACGATGTCGGCTGTTCTGAGTTGTGAAAGCAGCCTGCGAATGATGACAGGATTGACCCCAATAGAGCCTGCCATGAATTGACTTGTGACTTTTTCCTCCTTGAAAATATCCATGACAGTTAACATGTGTAGGGCAATAGTAAAGCGACTTGATAGGGGCATAAATTTCTCCAATGTAAAGATTAAAGTTACATTCATTATAGTCAAGCCTAGTGATAATGTCAACTCTTTCACGTTTAAATGTTGCCAACCACTATTAAGCTAATCTAGAGCACCTAAAAAAAATTGGCATAAAAAGCATAGCTCAACCTATAAGTGTCACTAATTTGATACTGCCTTAAGTCCCTTTTTATATAGATAAATAACAGCTACATAGACTAGAGAAGTTATCACAAAAGGTACTTGAACAGGTAAAACTGTAAATAGATAACCATATACCACTTGTCCTACAGGAACTAAACCGATAAACATCGTTGTTAAGATCCCATTCACTCTTCCCGAGAATTGAGCTTCTATTTTTGTCTGTAAAAGCGTCATGATCGCGATATTCAATATGCCCTCAACAAAGGATACACAGAAAATAAAACCTAAATATAGGGCATAACGATAATCATAGCCGTTCAAGCCACTTATAAGTCCTAAAATCAGGACCAAACTGGCTAAAATCTGCATACTTAAAATAAAGAGACGTGCCAAAGAAAGCTTAGCCTTAATGAAACTAAAAATAAAGGGACTAAAAAAAGCTGCTACAATCCCAACTGATTCAATTAATGAAAATTGTGTGTTTGATACCTTAAATATTAATTTGGCAACTACACCATTCCCAACACTAAATAAGGGAATAGAAAAAAAGTTCAAAATCATCACACAAATCGCCGTATGCCATAAGAGCTGATTCCCTTTCATATACTGAAATCCCTTAACAAAATCGCTACCGAATTGTTTCAGCGTCTTAGTCTCACTGACCTGTTTGAAGTAGTCATTTTTTAATAGGTATATCAAGACATTTGACAAAATAAACGACAAACCATTGCATATTAAGACTGTTTTAATGCCCATTAAGCTGTAAACACTAGCTCCAATCAACGGAGCGACTACCGCTTGAATCGAATCAGTAAAAGACATGACTGTATATGCCTGTGATAACTCCTGCTCGCCACTTGCAATCAATTTTATGGTACCTGCACTTGCTGGTGAGTAGCATGCAGCAAGTAAACCCAGACAAATGACCATGATAAACAGTAGAACGAGATTATTTTTGTCTAAAAAGAGAGTCACTAGACAAATGACACTAAAATTTAAAACATTTAACAACAGCAATATTTTTTTCTTATTAAACCAATCTGTTAAAACACCAAAAAAAGGGCCGAAAATAACACGTGGCAAGATGGCACTTGCTAGCATTAACGAAAATAATTGACTTGATTTTGTCATATCTAAAATGTAGATAGCGAGGGCTGCTGCCTGAATTGAACTACCTACAGACGAAATAAAGTCAGATGAAATTAAGTAAAGTAATTGTTTATTTTTCAAAGTCAGTTGCTTTCTAAATAATGAAGACTATTCGTTTTCAAGTCCAACTTGATGTTATACTTAAATGCCACCCTATTAAAGTAAAGAAAGACTAACCACGAGGGTCAGCCTTAATTTCCTATACGATAAAACTTAAGCAAGTGCGCCCATTGGATCCCATGGTAAAAGGGTCACTGGTTGCGCTTCATATGCTGCTAGTTCTGCTTCACTCAAGAATTCTTTTCTGACAACGATTTGGTAAGTGTACTCATCCATCCAAGCATCAGATGCTGTGAAGTAGCCTTTTTTACCAACTTTATCGCCCCAAGAATTTTCGACTTTCCATTTGACTGACTGACCAGCATCATCCAAATCAACACCTGTCAAGACCATAGCATGTGTCATTAATGATTCAGAATAATCCAAACGGCTCGCTTTATCTTGTGTAAAGTCGATATCCATCGCTGAAAAATCATAGGCGTCCATGGTCAAAAGACCATCTGTACGATTTGATTCTTGACCAACGTCACAACCAAACCAAACCGTTTCTCCAGCTTGCATTTGCGCAACCGCTAATTTTTTGAAACGATCCATATCAACATTTAAGTGACGGACATCACGCGCGCCGATTACGTTACCCAAAAATTCAACTGTGTAAGATTTGTTGTACGGTTTGTCAGCAGTTGGTGCATTAATGACACTGACATACTCATCGAGATTTAGATTAACAAATTTGTCGTAAAATGCTTGTGGTGTTACGCCTTCAACTTTGTTAAAGTTATTATCTTTATCACGATATGCAAAATCAAATTTTTGTGGTGGTAAACCAAGTGTCATGGCAAGATAGTTGAAGATTTCTTGTAACAATTCAGCTTTTTTAGCTGCTACATCGCCACCATTTTTGATTAGTTCACGTAAAATTTGCGCGTCTTGACGTAAGATTTTATTTAGATATTGATCAAGCTGGTGGCTAGCACTTGATGAAATAGATTCTGGATAGACATCCTTAGGCACAACACCATATTTTTGGAAGAGTGCGACGACCATATCCCATTGACCACCATCTTGTTGGGGTACATCAAGTAAGAATTTTAATTTGCGATCGCCAAGTTCAAGCTCACTCGTTCCGATAATTTGTTCAAGGAACCAGTTTGATTTTTCATACTTATCCCAAAAGAAGGTATATGCTTGTGATAATTCAAAATTTTCAAGTTTAAACTCAGTTAACATTTTATGACGAAATGTATTCAAGGCAGCAAACATCCAGCAACGGCCAGATTGTTTTTGATTGCTAACCGGATCATTTGTCAAATCAACTGAGAAAACAGGTAAATTGGCAGCATGTGAGGTGCGATTCTCAAGTGCATTGAGTAGGCCGTTTTTAGTTACAGCATTTTCAACCGCACCAAATTTTGCATTGCTGCTATAGTTATCAAATAACGATTGTGTAAAATCTTGTGTAAGTTCTGTCATTGTTATCCTCCGACGAATAGTATACCACTTTTCATTGATATATGCCATGATCCTGGATATAAGAGAGGACCTCAGCAGGGAGTAGAAAATTAGGCATATTGCCTACTGAGATGCTGTTACGAATGTTGCTTGATGAGATATCCAAAAGCGGTAAATCAATTAATTGAACAGGATATTTAGGCACAGTTGCCATGGCTTGATGTCGATCTACTGCAACAAATGTTACTAACTTAACTAAGTCATCGATTTTGTACCATTTATCTAAGTAGTCCACCATATCTCCGCCAATGATAAAGAAATAGTCATTTTCCGGATGCTCAGTTGTCAACTTTAGCATGGTGTCATAGGTATAGGACTTGCCACCGCGCTCTATTTCCGATAAATTAAGTGATAAGTTAGGATAACCTTTGATTGCTAACGCTAGCATGTTCACACGATCTTCAGCTGCGATGGTCGTTTTGCTATCGATGTGAGGTGGTTCATTTTCTGGCATTAATTGAACTTCATCTAATCCAAGTCTTTGTTGGACTTGATCTGCAATAAATAGATGCGCATGGTGAACTGGGTTAAAGTTACCACCTAGAATACCGATCCTCATACCTGCCAAAACGTATCAAAAACAGTAATCGGCAAGTGACGTTTATGTGTTGTTTTCAACCACCACTTTTCAATCACTTGACGTGATTTTTCAACTACTTGACGGCCTTCAAGATAGTCATCAATTTGATCATAGGTCACCCCTAAGGCAAGCTCATCAGCCAAACCTGGTTTGCCATCTTCCAAATCAGCCGTTGGGACTTTTTCATAGATGGCTGGATCAGCTGCTAAATAAGCAAGTAATTGCTTACCTTGTCGCTTGTTCAGTCTGAAAAGGGGTAAAATATCCGCACCACCATCTCCAAACTTAGTGAAAAATCCTGTAATGTTTTCAGCCGCAT
The DNA window shown above is from Lactococcus paracarnosus and carries:
- a CDS encoding nicotinate-nucleotide adenylyltransferase — protein: MRIGILGGNFNPVHHAHLFIADQVQQRLGLDEVQLMPENEPPHIDSKTTIAAEDRVNMLALAIKGYPNLSLNLSEIERGGKSYTYDTMLKLTTEHPENDYFFIIGGDMVDYLDKWYKIDDLVKLVTFVAVDRHQAMATVPKYPVQLIDLPLLDISSSNIRNSISVGNMPNFLLPAEVLSYIQDHGIYQ
- a CDS encoding MFS transporter gives rise to the protein MKNKQLLYLISSDFISSVGSSIQAAALAIYILDMTKSSQLFSLMLASAILPRVIFGPFFGVLTDWFNKKKILLLLNVLNFSVICLVTLFLDKNNLVLLFIMVICLGLLAACYSPASAGTIKLIASGEQELSQAYTVMSFTDSIQAVVAPLIGASVYSLMGIKTVLICNGLSFILSNVLIYLLKNDYFKQVSETKTLKQFGSDFVKGFQYMKGNQLLWHTAICVMILNFFSIPLFSVGNGVVAKLIFKVSNTQFSLIESVGIVAAFFSPFIFSFIKAKLSLARLFILSMQILASLVLILGLISGLNGYDYRYALYLGFIFCVSFVEGILNIAIMTLLQTKIEAQFSGRVNGILTTMFIGLVPVGQVVYGYLFTVLPVQVPFVITSLVYVAVIYLYKKGLKAVSN
- a CDS encoding Rrf2 family transcriptional regulator yields the protein MPLSSRFTIALHMLTVMDIFKEEKVTSQFMAGSIGVNPVIIRRLLSQLRTADIVTVKRGSGGASISRDPKTITYLDVYEAVAVVSEVGLFKFHEQPNPACPVGKTIHSLLDDDLLQAQLALETYLKNKTVADLLVNAKEKIIDQA
- the pepC gene encoding aminopeptidase C, whose amino-acid sequence is MTELTQDFTQSLFDNYSSNAKFGAVENAVTKNGLLNALENRTSHAANLPVFSVDLTNDPVSNQKQSGRCWMFAALNTFRHKMLTEFKLENFELSQAYTFFWDKYEKSNWFLEQIIGTSELELGDRKLKFLLDVPQQDGGQWDMVVALFQKYGVVPKDVYPESISSSASHQLDQYLNKILRQDAQILRELIKNGGDVAAKKAELLQEIFNYLAMTLGLPPQKFDFAYRDKDNNFNKVEGVTPQAFYDKFVNLNLDEYVSVINAPTADKPYNKSYTVEFLGNVIGARDVRHLNVDMDRFKKLAVAQMQAGETVWFGCDVGQESNRTDGLLTMDAYDFSAMDIDFTQDKASRLDYSESLMTHAMVLTGVDLDDAGQSVKWKVENSWGDKVGKKGYFTASDAWMDEYTYQIVVRKEFLSEAELAAYEAQPVTLLPWDPMGALA